The sequence below is a genomic window from Oscillospiraceae bacterium.
CGGCCGGGCTTGACCACTACGACGCGCCGGAAGGCACAACCCCTATCAATACAAACTTGATGATTGTCACACTACTCTTTTTGGTGCTTTATATCTACTTGGCATACCAAACGGTATGGCCATGGGGTCAGCGCGACTATAATAAAGTCAAGCATGAACGCACAAGATTTCATCCGTATAAAGGGTTGCTTGTCGGGTTGGTGGCATCCATTCCCGGGCTCCTTTTAATTTTACTCACCTTCGCGCTATCAACGTGGCTACCCAACCACAATATATCTAACATCTCATATTTAGTACTCAGCCTGTATTACATTGTGTTTTACAGCCTACGAGCCATCACCCATTATCCGCTCATTTATCTGCTGGCATTAACAGTACTGCCCATTGCATCGCAAGTGGCGTTTCGTTTCGGCTATCGGTCATACAACCCACTGCACGAAATATTCTATCGTAAAAAGTAATTCATATTTCTTAACGCGTCATTCATACGTATAGTTGCATGGGGGTGTTTTCCTGTGCAACTCACAACACACAAACGATTGGTACTCGTCTCCGCACTGGCGTTTATGCTTGTCGCAGCGATGGTTGCGACATTGCAACGCATGCCGCTTTCTGTTTCAACCGCTGTTTGGCGCGAAGCACCATATACCTTTATCATTGATGCCGGCCATGGCGGCGTTGACGGTGGTGCGGTGTCGCCGACGGGGCTATTTGAAAGTCACTTAAACTTACAAATTGCTATACAACTCGAAAGCTTACTCAATTTTTACGGCTATAATGCCATTATGACGCGCCGCAGCGACATTTCCATCCACGACAATGACGCACGTACCATCCGCCAAAAGAAAATGTCTGATCTGCGCAATCGCGCCGAACTGGTCAATAATACACCTAACGCTTTGCTCGTCAGCATCCATCAAAATACTTTTGGGCAAACACAATACCGCGGCCTGCAGGTCTTCCACGCCAATGGCGCGGCCGATCTGGGCAAAGTCTTGCAAGCAACCATTACAACAGCCCTCGCGCCCGATAATACCCGTCCAACGAAACCTGTGCCCAATAGCGTATTTCTCTTCGGCGCAATCAACGCGCCTGCGCTGTTAATCGAATGCGGATTTCTCAGCAACCCACAAGACGAAAAACTGCTTGCTAACCCTGTCTATCAACGAAAGCTGGCGGCCTGCATCTTCGCCGCACTGACGATGAATTAAATTCAAGGAGAAACCGCCATGTTCAACTACGGCGAAGCCCTATCCTATGTCGCCAAATGGCAGGATATTTTGCGCCTCAGAGACTGGGATATAAAGCTAGAATTCGTGACCAAAGATTGGCGCAAAACAGGCGATGCCAAAATCGACCAATGTGATAAAAAAGCCATCTTGCTCATTAACAGCTGCAACCCCAAGCAAACTAATCTAGAAGCGCTTATCATCCATGAGTTGTTACATATCAAACTTTGGGGTATGGATCAAATGATTGAGGAATTATTGTATTGCGTCTACGGCGCCGATAAGACAAACCTCAAATTCTCCTTTGCCTACACACAATTTATGAACCTGTTGGAGCAAACGACGGAGGATTTGGCAAAGGGATATAAAGACCTCGGCGCTGTAGATAAGTCCATTTCTTTCGGACGATTGCAGCACGAAGCCGACAACGAGTGGCAATAAACAGCACTTACACACAGGAGAGTTTCATGAAAGGCAACATTTTTTTCTGCACGCAATGCGGCAATGAAAGCAGCAAGTGGCAGGGCCAATGCCCTGCCTGTAAGGCATGGAACACCATGGACGAAGCACCGACAGCGCCTGCAAATAAAGCTAAAAAAGGCACATCTCGTGTATCTTCCCATGCCGCCGGCGAACGCCCCAAACCGCAAAAGCTCAACGAAATATCCACGGCCGACGAAATCCGCTTTTCCACCGGCATGGACGAATTCGACCGTGCGTTGGGCGGCGGTGCGGTAGCGGGCAGCCTTGTGCTGCTCGGCGGTGAGCCGGGCATCGGCAAATCAACCTTGCTACTGCAGATTTGCCACCATCTCTGCCGCGACAAAACGGTATTATACATATCGGGCGAAGAATCATTGCGCCAGCTAAAGCTACGCGCCGCACGCCTCGGCATAGACACACCAAATCTGCTCGTTATGGCAGAAACTTGCCTCGACAACGCGCTTGAAGAAGCTATGCAAGCCGATATACTTATCGTCGACTCCATTCAAACCATGCAGCGCGCCGATTCATCAAGCGCGCCCGGCAGTGTCAGCCAAGTCAAGGACTGTACGCTCGCCTTGATGGCCATTGCCAAACAGACAGGCCTAACCGTATTTGTCGTCGGCCACGTCAATAAAGACGGGCAAATTGCCGGCCCGAAGGTGCTGGAACACATGGTCGACTGCGTGCTATCTTTCGAAGGTGACCGACATGTCAGCCACCGCATTGTTCGCGCTGTCAAAAATCGCTTTGGCCCAACCAATGAAGTCGCTGTTTTTGATATGGGACAACAAGGTCTTGTCGAAGTGCCGAACCCTTCTGAAATGCTGCTTGCCGGGCGCCCGCTGCGCACACCGGGCTGTTGCGTGGCATGCGTCATGGAGGGCAGCCGCCCACTAATGGCTGAAATCCAAGCCCTCGTCACACCCACCCCTTACGGCACGCCGCGGCGTATGACGGCAGGCGTCGATTATAATCGTGCCATCTTACTCATGGCAGTGCTGGAAAAACGTGCCGGCGTAAGAATCGGCGACTGTGATGCTTACGTCAACGTCGTCGGCGGCCTTGACATCGATGAGCCTGCCGCCGACCTGCCCATCGTGCTGGCGTTGGCATCAAGTGTGCGCGACACAACCTTGGGCGACAATGTCGCCGCTGTCGGCGAAGTCGGGCTGGCGGGCGAACTGCGCATGGTCAACAATTTATCTATGCGGCTCAACGAAATTGCGCGACTTGGCTTTTCTCAGTGCATTGTACCATGGAATGGCACGGCGGCACTCATCCCGCCGGAGGGACTGCAAATTGTGCGTGTGAAGTCTGTGGCGCAAGCAGTTGGTTTGTTAGGGTAGAAAAAAGGCAGTCGTATGACTGCCTTTTTTGTTGCGCGGAATTACTTCTCAACCACAAACTCGGCGTAGACCGCCCCCTCCCATAGCACGCCATCCGGCAAATTGTGAAACATTACGTAGCCATTACGCAATAGCTTCACATTATTTGTCACACGATAATGCCCCGGCTCCTTAATTGCAGACAAAATCCAATTACTACCGACAGGTACATCTCTATTCACAGAAATAGGTATCGCTGTGTAAATCTCTCCCACCCTTAAAAAGCCTTTTCTAAAAATGTACTCTTCAGGATCCAAGAGTATCGTAGCCATTCGCATGCCATCGTTCCATTCAGCCTCAGGTTTAACTGCCGTCCACTCACCCTCGACCTGTCTTTCAACTGTATACAAGTGCGAAACCCAAGCAACGTAGGGTTCCGATGCTGTCGACGTAAAAGTGACTTCAAACACCCATGTACCCCAGTCTGTATGTTTTATCACTTCAGCCGACGCGGTTATCTCACCCGAGAAATCGCCGAGGGGAAAGGTGAAATCTACGGGTGTGTTCGGCGGCGCTATGACCGTTGGCTGGGCAGTTTCTGTCACAGTCGGCTCAACAATTTCCGGCGGATCCGGCTGGTTTCCGGTTGCACCCGCGCAACCTATAAGTAAAATAAAAGCCGCAACGATTGCCGACGTTCGCAGTGATTTTACACACTTCATGTCCATCGCTCTAACCTTCCTCTTAATATATTTATTTCACTATCAAAACTGGGCGTAATTCTTACAGCTACTGTAAATCCGGCAGTAACTGAGCCCGCCAAGATACCTATCACACGAAGATCCAACGCGCACCGTATAGGGCTGCCGCTCATACCGGGTGCCGCAAAAATTCGGGAATAAAAACGAGTCCCCCATTGCATCCCCCACTGATATTCAACCTCGTGAGGCTCCACCGCTTCGCCAACAGAATTCCTCTGTTGGCCTTCATGGGCGGGAGACTCCCCGCTGCGAAGCGATGCAATCCCTATCGTTTGAACCCAACGCGAAGGCGGCCGAGTTGACGCCATTGCCGTTCGAAGCGGAAGGCTCCCCGAGCCGGGAAAAGTTCCGCGTGCAAAACTAATGGCCGCTCTGTCTTCTTGGGGACTTCGATTTACCGACCATCCCCAAGGAATATACCCATGATTAACTAAACGAAAATGAAAAGGATTTTGAAAAAGCAGCCGAACTAAAATGTATGTTTGTATCTTTTGCCGTTCCCTATCACTCCGCTCCTTTCTTAAGTAAGTTTTCCAGTTGCAATCATTATACCACGAGAATTTTTACCCGTCAACCTTGTATATTATTCATAAAAAACCACCCTTGACCTACACTTCTATTCCGTGTATAATAGCAATCACTACTTACATAATTAGGAGGCTCCCCATGAAAAAAAGACTATGCGGGCTGGCATTATTATTGCTGCTCTCGCTCGCCCTCCCGCTCACGCTGACAGCGTGCAACAACGCCGACACACCGAACGCGCCGGATGAGCCCGGGCCGCTCGTGCCCATGTCGTCAACATTGGTTGACCGCTTCCCCAGCGGCGGCGGCACAGTGCATGCCGACTTTATTGCCTTGCGCGACGAAGATAAGCCATTGAGCGTTTTTTGGTCTGATGGTAGCAATGCGTCATTGGCAGCCGCTGTTTTCGACAGCGACGGCAATCAAATCGCCGCATCTAACAGCAATGATTTCACTGCACCTGTGCGTGCCGGCGAACGCTATACTGTTGCCGTTAACGCCACGGCCGGCGGCGAAGTACGCATTGCCATCATCGATTCACAGCGTCAAGATCGCGACATGCTGCCATTCCCCACGCGTTTAATGGGAACCGACTTGCCTGCTTTGCCGGATGTCGACCCCACTTCTGACCCGTTGGAAGCATGGCGCATTGAGTACGAAATGAACGATGACGGCAAATTCATTTTCGGCAACAACCCCGAGCAACTCAGTCCTCCTGACCTTAACGTTATCAATATGCGTAAGGACAATATGGCGGGCAATTATTTCTTTACTTTCTCGCATTCTAATCAGCGCATTTTCCGTGCCGGATATGAGTATCACTATTTCGGTTATCGCTTGGTCAACCACGGCGATGAAGATATGGTTGTCACTGTATGGAACCGCGGCATTCAGTATGACGGCGAATGGTTGGGCGCGCGCGCATGGAATGACCTTTACAATTTGGCATTTGAGTTGCCCGATGATTACTTTGTTGATCCCGACGGCAAACCGACATTGGAAAATACAACTTGGTACTATCGCGGACAAGATTTTCATCAAGCCAGTCCAAAATACCATCCAATTGTCGCCTTTGAGCCGGAAACACTTGTCGTTCCAAGCGGCGAATACTTATGGATTTTCGGCGGCACAACACCCGATAATTTCAACAATTTCAATGTTGGCGGCACAGCTGATCTTAAAATGCCGGCCGGTTGCATGAACGGTCACGTCCGTTTTGAAATCACAGCAGGCGAAAACATCTCCGGTGAGTTTATCTTCTACACCGACGCAGCGCTGCTGACAACCGACATGCCGGCACAAGGCTATGTCATTTTACGTCCGGAAA
It includes:
- a CDS encoding N-acetylmuramoyl-L-alanine amidase, whose translation is MQLTTHKRLVLVSALAFMLVAAMVATLQRMPLSVSTAVWREAPYTFIIDAGHGGVDGGAVSPTGLFESHLNLQIAIQLESLLNFYGYNAIMTRRSDISIHDNDARTIRQKKMSDLRNRAELVNNTPNALLVSIHQNTFGQTQYRGLQVFHANGAADLGKVLQATITTALAPDNTRPTKPVPNSVFLFGAINAPALLIECGFLSNPQDEKLLANPVYQRKLAACIFAALTMN
- the radA gene encoding DNA repair protein RadA is translated as MKGNIFFCTQCGNESSKWQGQCPACKAWNTMDEAPTAPANKAKKGTSRVSSHAAGERPKPQKLNEISTADEIRFSTGMDEFDRALGGGAVAGSLVLLGGEPGIGKSTLLLQICHHLCRDKTVLYISGEESLRQLKLRAARLGIDTPNLLVMAETCLDNALEEAMQADILIVDSIQTMQRADSSSAPGSVSQVKDCTLALMAIAKQTGLTVFVVGHVNKDGQIAGPKVLEHMVDCVLSFEGDRHVSHRIVRAVKNRFGPTNEVAVFDMGQQGLVEVPNPSEMLLAGRPLRTPGCCVACVMEGSRPLMAEIQALVTPTPYGTPRRMTAGVDYNRAILLMAVLEKRAGVRIGDCDAYVNVVGGLDIDEPAADLPIVLALASSVRDTTLGDNVAAVGEVGLAGELRMVNNLSMRLNEIARLGFSQCIVPWNGTAALIPPEGLQIVRVKSVAQAVGLLG